A single window of Sphaerodactylus townsendi isolate TG3544 linkage group LG03, MPM_Stown_v2.3, whole genome shotgun sequence DNA harbors:
- the LOC125428613 gene encoding zinc finger protein 260-like encodes MSKKYIPFSGGSFHDVIDMAEKTYKYFEWGLNLSINDKFISQCVSFQKLPVMKAHNCFQCGKSFVCAEELIRHERIHIGQKLYCCSDCGKRFTEDADIVQHKSSHHSREKIFICLKGGKTLSERKEHNCGKRFNCSVDLQQHLQTDTLEEPFECSKCGKRFSQSGSLQEHVRTHEAKKPFECSECGKGFSQNHHLQQHLRTHRVEKLFEYSECRKRISQRANFQQHQRIHKGVKPFECSKCGKRFHQNVHLQKHLRTHTAEKPFACSKCGKRFSQLDSLQVHQRHHRGKKSFECSVCGKKFSQRGSLQMHLRTHTAEKPFECSECGKRFSQSANLQRHQRIHTGEKPFECTMCGTRFSQKGNLQKHLSIHTGEQPFECAECGKKFSQKGNLHVHLKTYTGKNPFDCSECGKQFSQRCSLRQHLRTHREKKMFECPECGKKFSQKGSFQLHLRTHEGEKLFECSECGKRLSQNDHLQQHLRTHTVEKPFECSECGKRFHYSGSLKRHIRTHTGEKPFECPECGMQFSHKGNLQRHLRSYTGEQPFDCPKCGKQFSQRCSLQQHLRIHRSEKPFECPECGKQFSHSSNFHMHQRTHIGEKPFECSECGRKFSQRGTLQQHLRIHTAEKPFECSECGKSFRHRGSFQVHQRTHTGEKPFECSECAKRFSRSGHLEQHLRIHTGEKPFECSDCGKRFSQSGHLEKHLRTHTGQKPFECSECGKRFIQKSHLQQHQRTHKRGNHFTS; translated from the coding sequence ATGAGCAAGAAATACATTCCTTTCTCAGGAGGCAGTTTTCACGATGTAATTGACATGGCAGAAAAAACATACAAATACTTTGAATGGGGATTGAATTTATCAATCAATGATAAATTTATCAGTCAATGTGTCAGTTTCCAAAAGCTCCCTGTAATGAAGGCCCATAATTGCTtccagtgtggaaagagcttcgtTTGTGCAGAAGAGCTCATTAGACATGAAAGAATCCATATAGGACAGAAACTGTATTGCTGTTCAGATTGTGGCAAGAGATTCACAGAGGATGCAGATATTGTTCAACACAAGAGTTCCCACCATTCAAGGGAGAAGATATTTATCTGTTTAAAGGGTGGAAAGACTTTATCTGAAAGGAAGGAACAtaattgtggaaagagattcaactGCAGTGTCGATCTTCAGCAGCATCTACAAACAGACACATTGGAGGAGCCTTTTGAGTGctcaaagtgtggaaagagattcagtcagagcgGCAGTCTTCAGGAGCATGTACGAACCCACGAAGcaaagaaaccttttgaatgctcagagtgtgggaagggATTCAGTCAGAATcaccatcttcaacagcatttaAGAACACACAGAGTTGAGAAACTTTTTGAATACTCAGAGTGTAGAAAGAGAATCAGTCAGAGAGCAAACtttcagcagcatcaaagaattcacaaaggggtgaaaccttttgaatgctccaagtgtggaaagagattccatcAGAATGtccatcttcaaaagcatttaaggACCCACACAGCGGAGAAACCTTTTGCGTGctcaaagtgtggaaagagatttagtcagtTGGACAGccttcaagtgcatcaaagacaccacaggggaaaaaaaagttttgaatgctcagtgtgtggcaAGAAATTTAGTCAGAGGGGCAGTCTCCAAATGCATCTAAGAACTCACACagcagagaaaccttttgagtgctcagagtgtggaaagagattcagtcagagtgccaaccttcaacggcatcaaagaatccacacaggtgagaaaccttttgaatgcacaATGTGTGGAACAAGATTCAGTCAGAAGGgcaatcttcaaaagcatttaagtATTCATACAGGAGAGCAACCTTTTGAATgtgcagagtgtggaaagaaattcagtcagaaGGGCAATCTTCATGTTCATCTAAAAACCTACACAGGAAAGAATCCTTTTGattgctcagagtgtggaaagcaaTTCAGTCAGAGGTGCAGCCTTCGACAGCATCTAAGAACCCATAGAGAGAAGAAAATGTTTGAAtgtccagagtgtggaaagaaattcagtcagaaaGGCAGTTTTCAATTGCATCTAAGAACTCATGAAGGTGAGAaactttttgaatgctcagagtgtggaaagagattaagTCAGAATGaccatcttcaacagcatttaagaacccacacagtggagaaaccttttgagtgctcagagtgtggaaagagattccattACAGTGGTAGTCTTAAACGGCACATACgtacccacacaggggagaaaccttttgaatgcccagaatgTGGAATGCAATTTAGTCATAAGGGCAATCTTCAAAGGCACTTAAGATCCTACACAGGGGAGCAACCTTTTGATTGCCCCAAGTGTGGAAAGCAATTCAGTCAGAGATGCAGCCTTCAACAGCATCTAAGAATTCATAGAagtgagaaaccttttgaatgcccagagtgtggaaagcaaTTCAGTCACAGTAGCAACTTTCatatgcatcaaagaacccacataggggagaaaccttttgaatgctcagaatgcgGAAGGAAATTCAGTCAGAGAGGTACTCTTCAACAACATCTAAGAATCCATACagcagagaaaccttttgaatgctcagagtgtggaaagagtttcaggcACAGGGGCAGTTTTCaggtgcatcaaagaacccacacaggggagaaaccttttgaatgctcagaatgtgcaAAGAGATTCAGTAGGAGTGGTCATCTTGAACAGCATctaagaatccacacaggggagaaaccttttgagtgctcagattgtggaaagagattcagtcagagtggccatcttgaaaagcatttaagaacccacacggggcagaaaccttttgaatgttcagaatgtggaaagagattcattcagAAATCCCACCTTCAAcaacatcaaagaacacacaAGAGGGGGAACCATTTTACATCTTAA